atatatacatatatataatgtatatatatatatatatatttatatgtgtatatatgtataaatatatatatatatgtatatatatatatgtgtatgtatatatatatgtgtgtgtgtgtgtaaatatatatatatatatatatatatatatatatatgtatttgtatgtgtatttatatatattatatatatacatatatatgtatgtgtatatatatattatatatatatatatatatatatatatatatatatatatatatatatatattggtagtttTTTGTTACTCCCAAACTGCAGTAGTGGATCTTTAAAAGACTATTAATAGTTATTTGCGGGAGGGTATTGTGAGGTTGTCACAAAACATGAACCTGTAGGTTTAAGGTTTGAAGGTATAaaagaggagagggagtagtcataccctggtgagaaaggttgtagttaggaaaggtggaaggGGTGAGCAGGGTTGAATCTCCTAAATAATTAGCcatgttgacgggtcgcgtacactataatcaattctttttagtgaggcagatttgcactgactcacaggggtgcccttttagctcgtgaaagtttcctgatcgctgattggctagacaagataattctaaccaatcagatcgcaggaaactttcccgagctaaaagggcacctctgctagtcagtgcatatgcgcctcattaaaaagaattgagtatagtaaaaGAATAAAAGACATTGCCGACTGCAAATCCTGGATTGTAATTTGTTTTCCAGTCTCCATCACTCAGGAAGGAGACAGATAAGTCCTTATCAATCAGCCCGCTGTCATTCCCTTCCTTTCGTTTCTGTGACAAAGGGGATACTAGGCAGTAAAGGAGAATTGGGATAACGGTTGACAAAGGGAGACGCTAAAGAGACATGGGATTTGGATGTTGATTGACATAGTGACTCCTTCCAAGTAATTTGAGATTCTCCATGTTCCTTAGTGTGTTCCTTGACTGTGGTTtaagtatttaaggcccgccttttttcatgatattactaaaggccaacctatttaaaaaaaggccaaatttgagggctTTTTGGGGGGCCtgaaaaggccaacttggcaatcCTGGTtagagacacgctcaagctcgatagtttcttatagtgtctgcaacctcaccatccttgtgagctgaggatgttgGATTTGTTGGTACCTATTGGTcttcctgccgagtcatcagcagctattgtctggtcctccctggtcccagcttctgcagctatagcttggtcctccctggtcctagcctctGCAGCTAtagcctggtcctccatggtcctagcctcTGCAgctatagcctggccctccctggtcctaccctcTGCAGCTatagcctggtcctccctggtcctagcttctgcagctatagcctggtcctccctgatcctagcctcTGCAgctatagcctggccctccctggtcctagcctctGCAGCTATAgcctggtcatccctggtcctagcctcTGCAGCTatagcctggtcctccctggtcctagcctctGCAGCTATACCCTGGTCCTGTCTGGTCctagcttttgccattcatgatctacctttaaacgTGTGTGGCTCTGTAATTGCCTTACTTGTGTCAGTGTTTGTGTTCCGCTTTTAAAGGTTACCATGAATGTTGAAAAAGAGATTGAATTTAGTGAATTTATTATGGCAAATTCCTAACGAAATGTATCATGGGATCCCGGGAATTAAAAATAGGACAAGTAATATAGTTTATAGTTGGAATGGGTAATGGTGaagaccgatttttttttttttgggggggaggggggaggctaATCTAAGTctttcttcgtagtttatataaggcagatctattttaacgttattaccgtGCTTAAGATGTTTTATGttcattattcattgcttctcgtgcagtttatttgtttccttatttcatttcttcattgggcttttggagcccttgggcttaaaacatcatggttttccaactagtgtaatattaatgatgatgataataatgataataattgttataatatattcataaatcttaTTATACGTTAATGAAGTGATGAAAGGTTGAAGTTTGCTAATTGGAAATAGTGACGAAAAACCGCACAAACTACAGAAATCATTTGTAACAGGAAGacgaattatatataaaaattaatagaacctctctctctctctctctctctctctctctctctctctatatatatatatatatatatatatatatatatatatatatatatatatatatagcaagggaCAAACATCGTAATTAGACAGTGTTAAAACTTCTTTATATCTGACATAATTTTTCATGGGTTTTTAACTTGCAGTATTCACCAAAATTTCGCTTCCGTTTTTCTTCACTTGATTCAATGCTTCTATGAGATCATCTTCTTtgttttcttctattattattattattattatctttattattattgttattattattattattattattattattattattattattattataccctagttgaataaacaggatgctataagcctaagggctcaaagaAAAGGGacgaatagcccagtgaggaaaagaaataacgaaataaataaattacaagagaagtgtatgtatatatatgtgtatatatattcatatatatatatatatatatatatatacatatatatatatatatttatatatatgtatatatacagtatatatatatatatatatatatatatatactgtatatatatatatatatatatatatatatatatatatatatatatatataatgtatgtattcctCATGTTTTTCCatcacacatgcatgcatataagtAAGCGAGAAGAGCGAATAAATAGATGATGGATGAAATATGTGCCAAGAATAAAGATAACACAGGTGGAAGGAATAGATGAGAAAAATGGAAACTTCCATAATGGCATCATTGGGTCAGTGTGGAGGACGGGGTTAAAAGTAATAAAAGAGAGAATAAGAACACACGTGGCGAGATGAGGAAAGTTTTGACAGTTCCAAGTTAGATAAAACAGCTGACAGATTGTAAATACTGATTAAAAACTCCGTGGACAGATCTAACTCTTATTTCTGGTATCAGGTCGTTTTATAGTTTGATGCAATTTTCTtaatttggtaaaaaataaaaaaaacaacgaaTGGATAACTTTTCTTGTTATGAATttgatttagatatatatttagggaaaattctttctctctctctctctctctctctctctctctctctctctctctctctcaactcgtcctcctctttctctttccaTTTCCCTCTCCACTTTGCCTGCTCTCTCTCTTACTCCATTTTTCTCTCCACTCtcctttctttttctatctctctctccccagtctccctcctctctctctctttaccccatctctctctctctctctctctctctctctctctctctccactcgtcGCCCTCTTTCTCTTTCACCATTTCTCTCTTCCTTCTCCCTCCCCTCTCTCCATATCTCTCCCTTCTATCCCtcgtctctctctttctccatttctctctattttcccttctttttcatctctttctctctccactcTCCCACCTCTATATCTCTCCATATCCTTACTCGctatccctcccccctctctctctctctctctctctctctctctctctctctctctctctcatttcttttacgCCACCTCTTTTCTTAAGAAATTATCTGAAGTTAGGAGAAGCTCTCTCCTTAAATAATAGATTTATCCTCCTCTGATTTCTAATGGTGTGAAGTCTACAGAACTTTATGGAAGAGGAGATAGACCTTTATTGTATGCTGTATTTAATGCGAATTTGTTCACGGAACTTGGATATACATGTGTGGGTTAAGTGCTTAGAGTAGTCATgtacaaatcagagagagagagagagagagagagagagagagagagagagagagagaggtcttgtttTCTTAGATTTTCTTACAGTTTTAATGTGAatgtatttttattgatttacaaTATTAATTATGCGTGTGTTATTAATGCTAGAATTATTCATGTACAaaatcttaaagagagagagagagagagagagagaggagagagagagagagagagagatatgtctggtttttctttgcattttcttaATAGTTTTAATATGCGAATGTATTTTTAGTGATTTGCAGTATTAATTATACATGTGTAATTAAATACTGTGATTATTCGTGTAcaaatcttggagagagagagagagagagagagagagagagagagagagagcgcaagtttttgttttctttctattttcctaataggttttatatataaatttaattttactgGCTCTCAGTCTTAGTTATACATGTGTAATAAAATGCTTTGattatttatggagagagagagagagagagagagagagagagagagagagagagagagagaggtcttgtttTCTTAGATTTTCTTACAGTTTTAATGTGAatgtatttttattgatttacaaTATTAATTATGCGTGTGTTATTAAATGCTAGAATTATTCATGTACaaatcttaaagagagagagagagagagagagagagagagagagagagagagagagagagatatgtctggttttctttgcattttcttaatagtttttaaTATGCGAATGTATTTTTAGTGATTTGCAGTATTAATTATACATGTGTAATTAAATACTGTGATTATTCGTGTAcaaatcttggagagagagagagagagagagagagagagagagagagagagagagagcgcaagtttttgttttctttctattttcctaataggtttttatatataaatttaattttactgGCTCTCAGTCTTAGTTATACATGTGTAATAAAATGCTTTGattatttatggagagagagagagagagagagagagagagagagagagagagagagagagaggtcttgttttctttgtattttgttaattaaaattttaatgtaaatatatttttagtgGTTTACAGTATTAGTTATACTTGTGTAATTAAATGCAGTGATTATTCAtgtacaaaactgagagagagagagagagagagagagaagaggagagagagagagagagagttcttttctttgtattttcctATTTGGTTTTTTGATATGTAAATGTAGTTTTACTGATTTTCGGTCTTAGTTATACACGTGTGATAAAATGCTTTGATtatttgtgtagagagagagagagagagagagagagagagagagagagagagagatcttcttttctttgtattttcataATGGGTTTTTTGATATGTAAATGTAATTTTACTGGTTCTTGTTTATAGTTATACATGTCTGATAAGATGATTTGATTATTCatgtagagaagagagagagaattttattttatttttattaattgttggTTTGATATGTAATTGTAATTGGACTGATTCACGGTCTTAGTCTACTACGTTATGTTCTAGTTAGGATTTGGCTTTATCATTTGTTAGTATTTTTGTATGATAGTTCAGTTCAGTTTTTATGTTCAGTTCAGTTTTTATGTTCAGTTCAGTTTTTATGCTCGTAAACTAGTTCTTCATCCAAAATATAGCTATTAAAGTTTTTAAAACACTTTCATctgagtcattctctctctctctctctctctctctctctctctccttcgtgtcCAAGTTTTAAAACAGTTTCATctgagtcattctctctctctctctctctctctctcactctctctctctccttcgtgtcCAAGTTTTAAAAGTTTCATCTgagtcattcctctctctctctctctctctctctctctctccttcgtgtcCAAGTTTTAAAACAGTTTCATCTgagtcattcctctctctctctctctctctctctctctctctctccttcgtgtcCAAGTTTTAAAACAGTTTCATCTgagtcattcctctctctctctctctctctctctctctctctctccttcagttgCCTTATCTGTACATATATTTTTCCGTCCAGAATTTATGGGGTTAAGGAAACATCCTTCTGGAAGACACTTTCATCCTTTCATAATTTCAGTAtttatcttgaaaaagaaaaaaaaaaaaacgccagtttcaaaatattgatataaaattttcctatttatatacatttttccatatatacattttataaaataacgaaaatattaacaaaacaatcTTAATTAATAGCATTTTTTCTTTCTATCACTTTACTACTGATTATTAGCCATCCTCTTGAGTCAATCCTCTTCCTCCAATTATCCTGTTAAGGAGTGTTGCACTGCTAATTGGCTTCTTGATTGTTCATCACGATGTTAATTGCTTGTTAAGTGGGATCTTGAGTTACCAGTGTACCCTCCCCTATTAGCAGATTTAACTCTAGAAATTGCACAAGTTGCCGGTAACAAAATCATTCCTCAATACtgtttagaattatttttaattCAAGTATTTATTAAAAAGCAAGAACTCTTTATTCCTCTACTTAATTATGTAACAAAATCTTTCCTCAATACTTTTTAAAACtacttttcatttaagtatttaatatAAAGCAAGAAGGCTTTATCCCATTACTTAATTGTGTTATATTAAAGTCAGTGTCTCGTTGTGGATGAAATTTTTTTTCGatacttttaaatattaattttcatttaagagagattagttcatcaaatgtttaactgggctccacaaggcccattaagagttagaagacccaggcctacatggacgaggactatgaagcgtgaagtagatggtgaatggagaagtattgattttaaggctcaagataaagacgactggcgaaatctaatcgaggttctttgcgtcaatagatgtaggaagagatgattattaaatgtaaagcaaaaatattttattctattagaTATATGATATTAAAGTCACTGCCTGGTAATGAAGTAACTCGTTGCgtataacaaaatcatcatcatctcctcctacgcatattaacgcaaagggccaaggttagatttccgcagtcgtctctaacttgagcttttaatcaaatacttctccattcatcatctcctacgtcgtctttatcttgagcttttaatttaatacttctccatttatcatctacttcgcgctacatagtcctcagccatgtaggactgggacttccaactcttctagtgccttgtggagtccacctgaacgtttggtgaactaatctctcttggggagtgcaaagagcaggcccaaaccatctccatctacccctcatcatgatctcgttcacatatgacactcgagtaatctctgttattgtttcatttctaatcctgtcctgccattttactgccaatattcttctgagggctttgttctcaaatctgctaaatctcttggagactgtttcattgtcttaccatgattcatatccatacagtaacaccgatctcacgaaactgatatatagtctgatttttttatgtaatttcaggtgatttgatttccaaattttacttaacctccaTACTTTTGAATAAAACATTTCATTTAAGTATTAAATAAAAGGCAAAACCTCTTATTCCATTACTTGAATATATTATATTAAAGTTACTGCCTGGTAAATGAATTATCTCATAGTTTATTAATGCACCAAGTTTGGATGACTTATGAAAAGATTAGAATTTTGAATCGTGTCCTGATTTCTTTTCGTAACTTTTGGAGCGTTAAAGACAAGTCTGATTTTGGATCTAGCTTGGTTTTAGGTTAGAATTTTAATGAAGAAATTTATTGAGCAGAGACAAGAGTCTCTAATTAACGTatagattttgttgtttttatataaaatactcaaGTTTGTTGTGGTCTTTGagacctatttaaaggtttaaaggacttcatgaatggcagaggcaagggacagtgatattgccctatcaagtaggacaatgtcctagagactgaccttatatacatttgatcagcgcccaagccccttctccatccaagctagaaccaaggaggcctaggcaatggccgctgatgactcagcagatagatctattggctcccccaaaccatccatccttatcttacaaggatggtgagattgcagcgactaaagaaactaactagtttgtgCGCAAttcaaaccccagtttggcgttcaccagtcagggacgttaccacatcggccaccacgtaTTTGTGggaaaagttaatatttttcatagttctttgttttatattatgatttttcattattttaaaactAACCATCTAAATCTACTACGttcttccattttcatttgaaTCTTCCTTCCATGTATAAgataccttttttttcattttgaaagtttAGGAGTAAGGAATAAGTCGTTGCTTATGTCTTATAGACCGGACATATCTACGTATGAGTATCACCCAAGTAAATACCTTGATGGACCAGGCAATGGTTCTCAAGGATACTCTTCCATTTATGCAAGGAGCTTAGTCGACTAGGCAGCGgttataaaaaaagttaaattgaCAATAATTTCGTTATTTTATCCtgtaaactaactctctctctctctctctctcctctctctctctctctctctcatacacagataCAATATTTACTTTTCCATCAGAATTGtataattttgtcttttattttccgTTTTAATCCATCACAGTTTAGACTGGTATAATATAATTTCTATTGAAAAACCGATTGTTTTTCCTGTCGTCTGATatacatgaaaattttatttttctattttctatcagaattcaataattttgtctctTATATTTGTTTTAATCCATCACAGGTTagactttttttatataatgtaatttctattaacaaaaaaaaaaaaaataatgtttttcctCACGTATGAGGAAGAATTTACTTCTCTACCAggattgtatgattttatttttattttataattgtataatataatttctaatgaaaatttgaatattttttctcgtccaataaataataataaaatgaaaaataacatataattaataatgaaataaaaattaatatgtaaTCACAATACTTCTCCCCCCTTTCGGTATTGAATAAAATTACATCGTTGCtgttataaaaggaaaattaatatgtAAATACTATACTTCCCTCCCCCTCTTTCGGTATTTCGCAATTCTGAAAACTTTGGATAAAATTACATCGTTGctgttataaaataataattaagatgtaaTTACTATACTTCCCTCCCCCTCTTTCGGTATTACGCAATTCTGATAACTTTGGATAAAATTACATCGTTGCTGTTATAAAAGGATAATTAAGATGTAATCACTACActgtcgacccccccccccctttcgatTGTTACGCAGTTCTGAAAACTTTGGATAAAATTACATCATTGCcgctataaaataaaaaattaagatgtAATTATTACACTTCTCCCCAGCCCCCCATTCGTTATTGCGCAGTTCTGAAAACTTGGGATAAAATTACATCGTTGCTGTTAGAGTTGGGTTTAAAATTACACCTTTGGTTCATTAGGGCTTCGCTTAATTACCTGGCGCTAATGGCCCTTCTATTTTTTGTATCTTGCCGAGAAGTAAAAAGAAACATGTGGTAATGAGACCGTAAAATATTCCGTAGAGATTTAAACCTTCTCGGGGGAAGGAGATGAATAGTTTAGTAAATATTAAGTCTTCagttacacgcatacacacacatacacacatatgtatatatatatatatatatatatacatatatatatatatatatatatatatgtatatatatatatgtgtgtgtgtgtttatataaaatataaatataatttatataaatatatattatttatatatatgcgtatctatctatctatctatctatatatatatatctatatatatatatatatatatatctatatatctatatatacgtatatatatatatatatatatatacagtatatatatataacagtaagaCTTCAATAGGTATAACTTGAAGCGAGTGTTTTTATGTTTAGAGGCtgtcacaagtctttttatagtttatatataaaagatatggtttaatgttaatgttcctaaaatatttacctttaattattcattacttctcataaagtttatttatttcgttattttatagccccactgggctatttttccctcttggagcccttcgTCTtagaccatcctgcttttccaactagcgttgtagcttagctagtgataataataataataataataataataataataatagacaacaaatacatccgtttctagtccactgcaggacataggcctcggaCAGGTCTATTCATATctgtggtttgagtttggagtgtcctcctagaaggcaATATGTTTACTATGGACACGAAAACGTTGATATGTTTATTGTACGTTTAAACGTATGAGGACAAGAGTAAATGCTTGTGTTGAACTGATTTGGTATTTTTGAGTTGGTATTAATTTTGCTGATTCTGAAGAAGCAACTCAATTGAATTATAACTTTATCATAGGTTTTATCCATCACAGATCTCATGATTATTGCAATCCGCCATCATTCTTAATTATTTGTTTCTTGAACTTTGTGTGGCTTTttttaagagtctctctctctctctctctctctctctctctctctctctcactttgacttTGAAGAGTGAATTAATAATGCAAATTACATCAGCATCAATTTGTTGTAGAATATCATAGTTTGCATACAAttcaattataactattattattaattatcatgttaatacgtctctctctctctctctctctctctctctctctctctctctcacattgagtTTGAAGAGTGACTTACCAATTCAAATTACATCAACATTAATTTGTTGTAGAATATCATAGTTTGCATACAATTcgattataactattattattaattatctcacacacacacattgagtTTGAAGAGTGACTTACTGATGCAAATTGTATCAGCACCAATTTGTTGTAGactatcatagttttcatacaattcgattataactattattattaattatcacatgagtacgtctctctctctctctctctctctctctctctctctctctctctctcattcattatgGATCTAATCTTTACATCTTcgttttataaatattaatttaacaACTGTGATCCTTTGCTAACGATGTAGAAGTGCCTGAGTTTTGAAGTAAGCGCAGAGTGAATGAAATACGCCTCTGTAAGAAAAGAGCATACCCATTTGTTTCATCCACTCCCTTGAATTGTTTTGAGGCCATTTTCTAGTTTTGCTTTGCTTACTGGTAACTTTATCAACTAGGATGGAGGGTTAAACTCTTACCTGTTTTTATGTTTCtgttatatttagtatatattttattttattcatttatttaacattactatagatatttttttcttcccGATGATAAGATTTGAGTTTGACTCAATGGTCTGGTTactctcctccttttaataataataataataatgatgataataatattaataataatgataatgataataataataatgataatgataataataatgatgatgataataataataataataatgataataataatgataatgataataataataatgatgataatgataatgataatgataataataatactaattataataataatagtaataataataatgataatgataataataataatgatgataatgataataataataataataaagaaaatatatcaagaaaTGTTAGAGATGTATTTCACTTGGCCTTCAATGAACGGCTGAAGAAAAAGATTCTACCTCCAGAGACGAGTGTAGGAAAGCACCACCCcccatttttttgggggggctgcATAAACACCGTGGCCCTCTGGTGTCGGCAACGGAAATGCCATCGCCTTTTACGGTGTTTGTGAGTCATCATATCAGAGTTTATGATACTTGTCCTtgaaaataataattctctctctctctctctctctctctctctctctctctctcgatatatatatatatatatatatatatatgtatgtatacatacatacatacatacatacatacgtacatgaaagatctgttttaacgttgttactgttctttaaatattttattttcactgttcattatttctcatatggtttattcatttccttattttctttcatcgctgggatatttttctctgttggagtaaATGGGCtttaacatcctgattttccaactgtatctgtaacttagctagtaataataataataataataataataataataataataataataataataataataataatcacaccaGCTTTCATCAAACTTTTCGTTGGCTTAAAATTACCTTGATAGTCAATACCATTTCATTTTATTAGAATAAAACGGACAGGCATAAGCGAAATAAATTTTCACCTAATGAAGTTCTTCTGACGCCCACCTTTTTAGTCTTAAAGTCTTTAGGTTCTTCTAatcaaaaagccaattttttatCCGAGAAATTTGTCTTGAATTTATGCAAAAATTGTGGCAAACACGATTTCTTAAGAGCACGTTGTTAGTGCTCTTGCCGTCTCATGCAAATTAGAATAATCTTTTGTTTTCGCTGCTGCCAGGCTTGATTGAAAGCaaaagaggcagagagagagagagagagagagagagagagagagagagaaatcaaatgtACTTTTTTGGAAGAAACTTCTAATAATGGTTTAaagaccattcatgaatggcagaggcaagggacattgacattgctctatcaaactggacaatgctctggagactgacccaatcacatatgatcagcgcccaagcccctctccatccaagctaggaccaaggtgggccaggcaatggctgctgatgacttagtagatagatctatagagagagagagagaaatcaaatgtACTTTTTTGGAAGAAACTTCTAATAATGGTTTAaagaccattcatgaatggcagaggcaagggacattgacattgctctatcaaactggacaatgctctggagactgacccaatcacatatgatcagcgcccaagcccctctccatccaagctaggaccaaggtgggccaggcaatggctgctgatgacttagtagatagatctataggctcccccaaacccactcattcttagctcacaaggaaagtgaggttgccgcgaccagaggaacttaacgagtctGAGTagtgctcgaaccccagtctggcaatcaccacgcAAGGGCACGACCACCAGGCCACCACTAGTCAAGTATacttgtgtgtgtacatgtttgagagagagagagagagagagagagagagagagagagagagagagaaaaaaaaaaattttttatacagTTCTTTCGTAATTTTGAAGACTCGACATGTTTAGTGGGCTGTTAATATTTCTAAAGAGCGGCGTAAAACAAAACTTTTCTGTAGAAATGTAAATCATCAGATTTCCTGTAGACTCTCTTGCCACTCA
The nucleotide sequence above comes from Palaemon carinicauda isolate YSFRI2023 chromosome 2, ASM3689809v2, whole genome shotgun sequence. Encoded proteins:
- the LOC137619968 gene encoding capping protein-inhibiting regulator of actin dynamics-like, coding for MAKARTRQDQGIAAEARTREDQAIAAEARTRDDQAIAAEARTREGQAIAAEARIREDQAIAAEARTREDQAIAAEGRTREGQAIAAEARTMEDQAIAAEARTREDQAIAAEAGTREDQTIAADDSAGRPIGTNKSNILSSQGWTLVEAVAAGEDPRPPAPLLGHDAALNLTRHDLASHLGRANNHHHNVPGVPKRISNRSEKRISLKESIGEDTSGNRPLNVGLTEEEEEEEEEEDGFHFHIFIQRVLVISNDLN